Proteins encoded together in one Xyrauchen texanus isolate HMW12.3.18 chromosome 50, RBS_HiC_50CHRs, whole genome shotgun sequence window:
- the LOC127641456 gene encoding cold-inducible RNA-binding protein B-like isoform X2 → MSDEGKLFIGGLSYDTTEQSLEEAFSKYGTIAKVDVIRDRETDRSRGFGFVTFENPEDAKDAMSAMNGKSVDGRMIRVDEAGKSGGRSGGFRGGSGGGRGFFRGGRGRGGGGGYGGDRSYGSDRSYSGGDRSYSGGERSYGGGDRSYGGGGYSNRSGGYSGGGGGYRDNRSTGGYDRSGGSYRDSYDSYG, encoded by the exons ATGTCTGACGAAGGAAAACTTTTCATTGGTGGTCTGAGCTATGATACCACCGAGCAGTCCTTGGAGGAGGCCTTCTCCAAATATGGAACCATTGCTAAAG tggaTGTAATCAGAGATCGTGAGACTGACCGTTCCAGAGGATTTGGTTTTGTTACATTTGAAAATCCAGAGGATGCCAAGGATGCCatgtctgcaatgaatggaaaG TCTGTTGATGGCCGCATGATTCGCGTTGATGAAGCTGGCAAATCCGGCGGGAGATCTGGTGGCTTCAGAGGAGGTTCTGGCGGTGGCAGAGGGTTCTTTAGGGGCGGCAGGGGCAGAG gtggtggaggaggataCGGTGGAGACAGAAGCTATGGCAGTGACCGTAGTTATAGCGGAGGTGATAGGAGCTACAGTGGTGGGGAAAGAAGCTATGGTGGAGGTGACCGATCTTATGGCGGTGGTGGATACTCCAACAGAAGTGGAGGATACTCTGGTGGCGGTGGTGGCTATAGAGACAACAG GAGCACAGGGGGTTATGACCGTTCAGGTGGCTCCTACAGAGACAGCTATGACAGCTATG gctGA
- the LOC127641456 gene encoding cold-inducible RNA-binding protein B-like isoform X1: protein MSDEGKLFIGGLSYDTTEQSLEEAFSKYGTIAKVDVIRDRETDRSRGFGFVTFENPEDAKDAMSAMNGKSVDGRMIRVDEAGKSGGRSGGFRGGSGGGRGFFRGGRGRGGGGGYGGDRSYGSDRSYSGGDRSYSGGERSYGGGDRSYGGGGYSNRSGGYSGGGGGYRDNRSTGGYDRSGGSYRDSYDSYASHE, encoded by the exons ATGTCTGACGAAGGAAAACTTTTCATTGGTGGTCTGAGCTATGATACCACCGAGCAGTCCTTGGAGGAGGCCTTCTCCAAATATGGAACCATTGCTAAAG tggaTGTAATCAGAGATCGTGAGACTGACCGTTCCAGAGGATTTGGTTTTGTTACATTTGAAAATCCAGAGGATGCCAAGGATGCCatgtctgcaatgaatggaaaG TCTGTTGATGGCCGCATGATTCGCGTTGATGAAGCTGGCAAATCCGGCGGGAGATCTGGTGGCTTCAGAGGAGGTTCTGGCGGTGGCAGAGGGTTCTTTAGGGGCGGCAGGGGCAGAG gtggtggaggaggataCGGTGGAGACAGAAGCTATGGCAGTGACCGTAGTTATAGCGGAGGTGATAGGAGCTACAGTGGTGGGGAAAGAAGCTATGGTGGAGGTGACCGATCTTATGGCGGTGGTGGATACTCCAACAGAAGTGGAGGATACTCTGGTGGCGGTGGTGGCTATAGAGACAACAG GAGCACAGGGGGTTATGACCGTTCAGGTGGCTCCTACAGAGACAGCTATGACAGCTATG CTTCACAcgagtaa
- the LOC127641453 gene encoding granzyme-like protein 1 — MSILWLIATLLLLQSCAPGVCMRHGIVGGDVSIPHSRPYMVYIRDSVTRISCGGFLIREDFVLTAAHCNSNHLLVYLGVSNTHHLPVGVAVHPIPHPNFNKKQPGHDIMLLKLQTPATLNNTVKTIALPKTENEEISKNCMVIGWGSQDYIINSPSRLLKEVNVTLLDSKNCAPTDTICTEGNYGPTLGDSGGPLVCGDVVHGIVSYYVNESYNIYRSRYTHIAQYLTWIRQVMKNSYRLQHETWKGKLDKLI; from the exons ATGAGCATCCTTTGGCTTATAGCTACTCTGCTACTTCTGCAGTCCTGTGCTCCAG GTGTCTGCATGCGTCATGGTATCGTTGGCGGAGATGTCTCCATTCCACACAGCCGACCATATATGGTTTACATTCGTGACTCGGTAACAAGAATATCATGTGGTGGATTTTTGATAAGAGAGGACTTTGTGCTGACAGCCGCCCACTGCAATTCTAA TCATCTCCTGGTGTATTTGGGGGTCAGCAACACACACCATTTACCTGTTGGTGTGGCAGTGCATCCCATTCCACATCCAAATTTCAATAAGAAACAACCAGGTCATGACATCATGCTTCTCAAG CTTCAAACCCCAGCAACTTTGAACAACACCGTGAAAACCATCGCattgccaaaaactgaaaatgAGGAAATCTCAAAGAACTGCATGGTCATTGGTTGGGGCAGTCAGGATTACATTATTAATTCTCCATCACGGCTCCTCAAAGAAGTAAACGTGACTCTCTTAGACTCCAAAAACTGTGCCCCAACTGACACCATATGCACTGAGGGAAATTATGGGCCTACATTG GGAGACTCTGGGGGACCACTTGTTTGTGGAGATGTTGTCCACGGCATTGTATCTTATTACGTAAATGAGTCATATAACATCTATCGCTCAAGGTACACCCATATTGCCCAATACCTTACATGGATTCGTCAAGTCATGAAGAATTCTTATCGGCTACAACATGAAACATGGAAGGGGAAGCTGGATAAACTCATATAA